From Thalassotalea euphylliae, the proteins below share one genomic window:
- the petA gene encoding ubiquinol-cytochrome c reductase iron-sulfur subunit, translating to MSNAPVNNGRRRFLTAATSVVGGVGVVGVAVPFIGSWNPSARAKAAGAPVEVNVSKIEPGQLVRAEWRGKPVYVIRRTDDIISALPKHDDQLRDPNSEEPQQPEYVKNAHRSIKPEIMVALGVCTHLGCAPTHHKGDFEQHVAGVKDGFFCPCHGSKFDMAGRVFQGVPAPLNLSVPDHSFPNENTLLIGVAPGEA from the coding sequence ATGAGCAATGCGCCCGTGAATAACGGCCGTCGACGCTTTTTAACTGCTGCAACTTCGGTTGTTGGTGGTGTCGGTGTTGTCGGTGTGGCTGTGCCTTTCATTGGTTCTTGGAACCCTAGCGCCAGAGCGAAAGCTGCTGGTGCTCCGGTTGAAGTCAATGTGAGTAAAATCGAGCCTGGTCAACTAGTTCGTGCTGAATGGCGTGGTAAACCTGTGTATGTAATTCGTCGTACCGACGACATCATTTCGGCACTACCCAAGCACGATGATCAACTTCGTGATCCTAACTCCGAAGAGCCACAACAGCCAGAGTATGTGAAAAACGCACATCGCTCAATTAAGCCTGAAATTATGGTTGCGCTTGGTGTTTGTACTCACTTAGGTTGTGCACCAACTCATCACAAAGGTGATTTCGAACAGCACGTTGCTGGTGTTAAAGACGGTTTCTTTTGCCCTTGTCACGGTTCTAAATTCGACATGGCCGGCCGTGTATTCCAAGGCGTTCCTGCACCGCTTAACTTATCAGTACCAGACCATTCTTTCCCCAATGAAAACACCTTATTAATCGGTGTTGCTCCAGGAGAAGCATAA
- a CDS encoding YcxB family protein — translation MADPFQYHTTFTLDKAYLTECYEQTMVQKTLLQAYKKSIAFCLLGLGLFSVPNVSAYWPSFLIALAVIEALSVRFGKAWWVTRQLLGKSGNNQINLVVDQQGLVLTSPFIEQNFTWQSIKQLEHTKLGLIVHLEQQRQYLSKQVLSAEAIAFIESNTKNTM, via the coding sequence ATGGCAGATCCTTTTCAATACCACACCACATTTACGCTAGATAAAGCGTACCTAACAGAGTGTTATGAGCAGACTATGGTTCAAAAAACGCTGCTCCAAGCTTATAAAAAATCCATCGCCTTTTGCTTGCTCGGCTTAGGCTTATTTTCGGTCCCCAATGTCAGTGCTTACTGGCCGAGTTTTTTAATTGCACTGGCAGTCATTGAAGCCTTGAGTGTCAGGTTTGGTAAAGCTTGGTGGGTGACGCGCCAACTGCTTGGCAAAAGTGGTAACAACCAGATCAATTTGGTGGTGGATCAGCAAGGGCTTGTATTAACATCGCCCTTTATTGAACAAAATTTTACTTGGCAGAGTATTAAACAATTAGAGCATACTAAGCTGGGGTTGATTGTTCATCTAGAGCAGCAGCGGCAATACCTCTCTAAACAAGTGTTGTCAGCCGAGGCCATTGCGTTTATTGAAAGCAACACAAAAAATACAATGTGA
- a CDS encoding cytochrome b → MNNFLAWIEQRLPMMEAMNKHVVQYPAPKNFNFWYFFGSLAMLVLVNQILTGIWLTMNYEPSGDGAFASIEYIMRDVDYGWLLRYMHSTGASAFFVVVYLHMFRGLMYGSYQKPRELLWIFGMLIFLVLMAEAFMGYLLPWGNMSYWGAQVIISLFGAVPVVGEDIATWIKGDYVISGATLNRFFALHVIALPLVLVVLVFLHILALHEVGSNNPDGTNIKKPKGSMKPEELSKFKFHKQYADKYDIVDAIPFHPYYTVKDIMGVAGFLILFCYVMFFAPEGGGYFLEAPNFTPANGLKTPEHIAPVWYFGPFYTILRVVPDKLLGTIAMFGAIAVLFALPWFDRGTVKSIRYRSKWHLLNLTQFAICFIILGILGTLPASDTANLIGVIASFGYFGFFVAIWFYSKNENTKPVPERVTK, encoded by the coding sequence ATGAATAACTTTCTGGCTTGGATAGAGCAGCGTCTTCCTATGATGGAAGCGATGAACAAACACGTAGTGCAATACCCAGCACCGAAAAACTTTAACTTTTGGTACTTCTTTGGCTCACTAGCCATGTTAGTACTCGTTAACCAAATCCTTACCGGTATTTGGTTAACCATGAACTACGAACCATCTGGTGACGGCGCATTCGCGTCAATCGAATACATCATGCGTGACGTAGACTACGGTTGGTTATTGCGTTATATGCACTCTACAGGTGCATCTGCCTTCTTCGTAGTGGTCTACTTACACATGTTCCGTGGCTTAATGTACGGTTCATACCAAAAACCACGCGAGTTGCTGTGGATCTTCGGTATGCTGATCTTCTTAGTATTAATGGCTGAAGCCTTCATGGGTTACTTATTGCCTTGGGGTAACATGAGTTACTGGGGGGCACAGGTAATTATCTCCTTATTCGGTGCTGTACCTGTGGTGGGTGAAGACATAGCAACGTGGATCAAAGGTGACTATGTTATCTCTGGTGCGACGCTAAACCGTTTCTTCGCACTACACGTTATTGCACTACCATTAGTACTTGTTGTCCTTGTGTTCTTACACATTTTAGCGTTACACGAAGTGGGCTCTAACAACCCAGACGGTACGAACATTAAAAAGCCTAAAGGCAGTATGAAGCCAGAAGAGCTTTCTAAGTTCAAATTCCACAAGCAATACGCAGACAAGTACGACATTGTTGATGCGATCCCGTTCCATCCTTACTACACAGTAAAAGATATTATGGGTGTGGCTGGTTTCCTTATCCTGTTCTGCTACGTGATGTTCTTCGCGCCAGAAGGTGGTGGTTACTTCCTTGAAGCGCCAAACTTCACACCAGCAAATGGTTTGAAAACGCCTGAGCATATTGCGCCAGTATGGTACTTCGGTCCGTTCTACACTATCTTACGTGTTGTTCCTGACAAACTATTAGGTACTATCGCTATGTTTGGTGCGATTGCGGTATTGTTCGCGCTACCTTGGTTCGACCGTGGTACAGTGAAGTCAATACGTTACCGCAGTAAATGGCACTTATTGAACCTTACTCAATTTGCTATCTGTTTCATTATTTTAGGTATTCTAGGTACATTACCAGCGTCGGATACGGCTAACTTGATTGGTGTTATCGCCAGCTTTGGTTACTTCGGTTTCTTCGTAGCGATCTGGTTCTACTCTAAGAATGAAAATACTAAACCTGTACCAGAAAGGGTGACCAAATAA
- the sspA gene encoding stringent starvation protein SspA, whose product MAVAANKRSVMTLYSHADDMYSHQTRIVLAEKGVGVDIHLVDLANLPEDLIDLNPYGTVPTLVDRELALYEAKIIIEYLDERFPHPPLMPVYPVSRGRSRLMMHRIEQDWYSLAETIMKGDATAAEKARQELKESLLSVAPILNEAPYFMSEEFSLVDCYLAPLLWRLPVLGIELAGQGSQELKNYMLKLFERESFQASLTEAERELRFGNPA is encoded by the coding sequence ATGGCTGTTGCTGCAAACAAACGCTCGGTTATGACCTTATACTCACACGCGGATGACATGTATAGTCACCAAACCCGCATCGTATTAGCGGAAAAAGGTGTCGGTGTAGACATTCACTTAGTGGATCTGGCTAACTTGCCAGAAGACTTAATTGACTTAAACCCATACGGCACAGTACCAACCTTAGTTGACCGCGAATTAGCACTATACGAAGCTAAAATCATCATTGAGTATTTAGATGAGCGTTTCCCGCACCCACCATTAATGCCAGTTTACCCAGTATCGCGTGGTCGCAGTCGTTTAATGATGCACCGCATCGAGCAAGACTGGTACAGCCTTGCTGAAACGATTATGAAAGGTGATGCAACAGCCGCTGAAAAAGCACGTCAAGAGCTGAAAGAAAGCTTACTAAGTGTTGCGCCAATTTTAAATGAAGCACCTTACTTTATGAGTGAAGAGTTCAGCTTAGTTGACTGTTACTTAGCACCACTATTGTGGCGTTTACCTGTGCTAGGCATTGAGCTTGCTGGCCAAGGTTCACAAGAGCTGAAAAACTACATGTTAAAATTATTTGAGCGTGAGTCTTTCCAAGCTTCATTAACAGAAGCCGAGCGCGAGTTGCGCTTTGGTAACCCGGCCTAA
- a CDS encoding ClpXP protease specificity-enhancing factor: MSTSIEMTSNKPYIVGAFYDWISDNDLTPYIVVDVSVYGVMVPMSFVNDGQIVLNISSSAVGSIVMGETAIEFSARFGGKLEHLMVPYGAIGAIYAKENGAGTSLPIEHPEIVDEDDAPAKPALTGVESSSTESEQAQGATTGDIEDKPEKPAKGRPSLTVVK; this comes from the coding sequence ATGTCTACATCGATTGAAATGACATCGAACAAGCCCTACATCGTTGGGGCTTTCTACGATTGGATCTCAGACAATGACTTAACGCCATATATTGTGGTTGATGTCAGTGTTTATGGTGTAATGGTACCGATGTCGTTCGTTAACGACGGACAAATCGTTTTAAACATCTCTTCTTCTGCTGTTGGTAGCATCGTGATGGGTGAAACAGCTATTGAGTTCTCTGCGCGTTTTGGCGGTAAATTAGAGCATTTAATGGTGCCTTATGGCGCTATTGGTGCTATCTACGCGAAAGAAAATGGTGCGGGCACATCTTTGCCAATAGAGCACCCAGAAATCGTTGACGAAGATGACGCACCAGCAAAACCAGCTCTTACTGGTGTTGAATCGAGTTCAACAGAGAGTGAGCAAGCACAAGGTGCAACGACTGGCGACATCGAAGACAAGCCTGAGAAGCCAGCGAAAGGGCGTCCTAGCTTAACGGTCGTTAAGTAA
- a CDS encoding HDOD domain-containing protein produces MPKTPVEFAQTAQELCVLPDIYLKLTEMLANDQCSIDDIAKVVELEPAIAASLLKIANSAMFNFPKQIDSINKALILLGLSQVKQLVDAYGVTAAFSGLNPDIADMDKFWEISVECALICQFLARRKKIANTETIFLSGLFHNLGLLAIVHDAPEVVKFCEQYTASETPWYRQQEKLGFTFADCSAALLKLWQLPSSIVMPIKNFNQAFQAELDAPSNLLYVASRLAVFNSHPGLYSKKTIVGQHILDSLGLTEEDVDAAIEHCNEQAMELLAAFPIY; encoded by the coding sequence ATGCCTAAAACGCCAGTAGAATTTGCCCAAACAGCCCAAGAGCTTTGTGTATTACCCGATATCTATTTGAAGTTAACTGAAATGCTGGCCAACGACCAATGTAGCATCGACGACATCGCCAAAGTTGTTGAACTAGAGCCTGCGATTGCGGCCAGCTTATTGAAAATTGCCAATAGCGCCATGTTTAACTTCCCCAAACAAATCGACTCTATCAATAAAGCATTGATTCTGTTGGGGCTTAGCCAAGTTAAACAATTGGTTGATGCCTATGGCGTGACTGCCGCATTTTCTGGCCTGAACCCAGATATCGCTGACATGGATAAGTTTTGGGAGATCAGTGTTGAATGCGCGCTTATTTGCCAGTTTTTGGCTCGCCGAAAAAAAATAGCCAATACAGAAACTATTTTTCTCTCTGGTTTGTTTCACAATTTAGGGCTATTGGCGATTGTTCACGATGCCCCAGAGGTAGTGAAGTTTTGTGAACAATACACGGCAAGTGAAACACCTTGGTATCGCCAACAAGAAAAACTTGGCTTTACCTTTGCCGACTGTAGTGCTGCCTTGTTGAAACTTTGGCAATTACCATCAAGCATAGTGATGCCAATCAAAAACTTTAATCAAGCCTTTCAAGCAGAGCTCGATGCGCCAAGTAATTTGCTTTATGTTGCCTCAAGACTTGCTGTTTTTAACTCACACCCTGGGCTGTACTCAAAGAAAACCATCGTTGGGCAACATATCCTCGACAGCTTAGGACTAACGGAAGAAGATGTTGACGCAGCGATTGAGCATTGCAATGAACAGGCGATGGAACTACTTGCGGCATTCCCCATTTATTAA
- the rpsI gene encoding 30S ribosomal protein S9 — protein MADNQYYGTGRRKSSTARVFMKAGNGTITINKRDISEYFARETARMVVRQPLELVELLEKFDLNITVTGGGSTGQAGAIRHGITRALMQYDEALRGDLRKAGFVTRDARKVERKKVGLHKARKRPQFSKR, from the coding sequence ATGGCTGATAATCAATATTACGGTACTGGTCGTCGCAAGAGCTCTACTGCTCGTGTGTTCATGAAAGCAGGTAACGGTACCATTACCATTAACAAGCGCGATATTTCTGAATACTTCGCTCGTGAAACTGCTCGTATGGTTGTTCGTCAACCACTTGAGTTAGTTGAATTATTAGAGAAGTTCGACTTAAACATCACTGTTACTGGTGGTGGTAGCACAGGCCAAGCTGGTGCTATCCGTCACGGTATCACTCGTGCACTTATGCAGTACGACGAAGCATTACGTGGTGACCTACGTAAAGCTGGTTTCGTTACTCGTGACGCGCGTAAAGTTGAGCGTAAGAAGGTTGGTTTACACAAAGCACGTAAACGTCCTCAATTCTCAAAACGTTAA
- a CDS encoding CaiB/BaiF CoA transferase family protein, producing the protein MAGPLTGIKVLDLSRILAGPWSTQVLADYGAEVWKIERPNTGDDTRSWGPPFISGENGQNPKDSAYYLTANRGKKSFTIDFTTAKGQQLIHQLVQQADILVENYKVGGLAKYQLDYASIKNINPKVIYCSITGFGQDGPYAQQAGYDAMIQAMGGLMSITGEQEGLPGEGPQRVGVAVADLMTGMYAVSGILAALYHREQTGAGQQLDIALLDSMVAMLANQGSNYLVSGNTPKPMGTAHPNIVPYQVFAVQDGHILLAVGNDQQFKKCCDVMGCPELALSEKFATNSQRVANREVLVATVSKYLLTQKLDDWLAKFNQVQVPCSPINTLDRVFDDPQVKHRQMQFNLPHPSAGSVPMVANPVKFSATPIDYKLAPPQLGEHNAELDTLINGECRK; encoded by the coding sequence ATGGCAGGGCCATTAACGGGTATCAAGGTACTAGATTTAAGCCGCATTCTTGCAGGCCCATGGTCAACGCAAGTACTCGCCGATTATGGCGCTGAGGTTTGGAAAATCGAGCGCCCAAATACGGGCGATGATACACGCAGTTGGGGGCCTCCATTTATTTCAGGCGAAAATGGCCAAAATCCAAAAGATTCAGCGTATTACCTTACTGCTAATCGCGGTAAAAAATCATTTACCATAGATTTTACGACTGCCAAAGGGCAACAGTTGATCCATCAGCTTGTTCAACAAGCCGATATTCTCGTAGAAAACTATAAAGTTGGTGGCCTTGCTAAGTATCAACTTGATTACGCATCAATAAAAAATATTAATCCCAAGGTAATTTACTGCTCTATTACCGGCTTTGGTCAAGATGGTCCATATGCTCAGCAAGCGGGCTATGATGCCATGATCCAAGCAATGGGCGGATTAATGAGTATTACCGGTGAGCAAGAAGGTTTACCCGGCGAAGGCCCGCAACGAGTAGGTGTTGCGGTGGCCGATTTGATGACCGGCATGTATGCCGTCAGTGGCATATTAGCGGCGCTTTATCATCGGGAACAAACCGGGGCAGGGCAGCAGCTGGATATTGCCTTACTCGATTCTATGGTGGCTATGCTGGCGAACCAAGGGAGTAATTACCTTGTCTCTGGCAATACCCCAAAACCCATGGGAACGGCACACCCGAATATAGTGCCTTATCAGGTCTTTGCGGTACAAGACGGCCACATTTTATTGGCCGTTGGCAACGATCAGCAGTTTAAAAAGTGCTGTGATGTGATGGGCTGCCCTGAATTAGCATTGAGTGAAAAATTTGCTACCAACTCCCAGCGCGTTGCCAACAGAGAAGTGTTAGTTGCGACAGTAAGTAAATATTTACTTACTCAAAAGCTTGATGACTGGCTAGCCAAGTTCAATCAAGTACAAGTGCCATGCAGCCCAATTAATACACTAGATAGAGTCTTTGACGACCCACAAGTAAAACACCGCCAAATGCAGTTTAACTTGCCTCACCCCAGCGCAGGTTCAGTTCCTATGGTGGCGAACCCAGTGAAATTTTCGGCTACGCCAATTGACTATAAGTTAGCGCCTCCGCAACTTGGCGAGCATAACGCAGAACTAGATACGTTAATAAATGGGGAATGCCGCAAGTAG
- a CDS encoding IS110 family transposase — MSLIKVLGIDLGKSTFHLVGHDHSGREQLRRKFNRKQLLQFLVKHEPVTIAMESCGGSHWLARKLVSFGHQVKLIPPQYVKPYVKTNKNDFIDADAIAEAATRPSMRFVSIKTEEAQVIAVIQRIRASYIKERTACMSRIGAILLEFGMSFPRGHSQMKQLFQWLAEHKASISPMLMLELVEHHEYYTHLNTLIQKQDKKLTELVSKDERAQLLKTIPGVGDLTASRCLSDISNAQDFKNGRHMASWLGLVPHQHSTGGKSTLLGISKRGNKSLRTLFIHGARALMSRPELASKCFGEWLVNLRARKPYNVAVVALANKLARISWSVMVTKQPFKITV, encoded by the coding sequence ATGTCATTAATTAAAGTGCTTGGTATCGATTTAGGCAAATCCACATTTCATTTAGTTGGTCATGACCACTCAGGTCGAGAGCAGCTAAGACGCAAATTCAACCGCAAACAACTCCTTCAGTTTTTAGTCAAACACGAGCCAGTCACCATAGCGATGGAGTCTTGTGGAGGAAGTCACTGGTTAGCTCGTAAACTAGTGTCATTTGGCCATCAAGTTAAGCTAATCCCTCCTCAATATGTAAAACCTTACGTTAAAACCAATAAAAATGATTTTATTGACGCGGATGCCATAGCAGAAGCTGCGACACGACCTTCTATGCGCTTTGTCAGTATAAAAACGGAAGAAGCTCAGGTGATTGCCGTTATTCAGCGTATTCGGGCTAGCTATATCAAAGAGCGCACAGCTTGCATGTCACGCATTGGCGCTATCTTACTTGAATTTGGTATGAGCTTTCCTAGAGGACATAGCCAAATGAAGCAATTATTTCAGTGGCTAGCAGAGCATAAAGCGTCAATCAGTCCCATGTTGATGCTTGAGCTTGTTGAACATCATGAATATTACACACACCTTAATACCCTCATACAAAAACAAGATAAAAAGCTAACCGAATTAGTTTCAAAAGACGAACGCGCTCAATTGCTAAAAACCATTCCTGGCGTGGGAGACTTAACAGCAAGCCGCTGTTTATCTGACATTAGTAATGCTCAAGATTTTAAAAATGGTCGTCATATGGCGTCATGGCTTGGATTAGTTCCTCATCAGCACTCGACCGGCGGTAAATCGACGTTACTAGGGATTAGCAAGCGTGGTAACAAATCCTTACGTACGTTATTTATCCACGGAGCTAGGGCATTGATGTCACGACCAGAGTTAGCGAGTAAATGCTTTGGAGAGTGGCTCGTCAACCTCAGGGCAAGGAAACCTTATAACGTTGCAGTGGTCGCGTTAGCCAATAAGCTAGCTCGCATCTCATGGTCAGTCATGGTGACGAAACAACCATTTAAAATAACTGTTTAA
- a CDS encoding cytochrome c1, whose amino-acid sequence MMKKLVITLLAALPLFAFAAGPSIPLDAANNDLADKESLKRGFKSYINYCLGCHQLQYQRYNRTFADLGISDEEGKAEWMFTGEKVGDHITNTMPAKEAAAWFGAAPPDLTLEARFRSPDWIYTYLRSFYVDEARPFGVNNKVFKDVGMPHVLQNLQGIRTMDENGVLSAPVGGTMTEAEYDAFARDLTNFLEYVGEPNKLERKELGKWVIGFLFILFILSYFLKKEYWRDVH is encoded by the coding sequence ATAATGAAAAAGCTTGTCATTACTTTATTAGCGGCCTTGCCTTTGTTTGCCTTCGCTGCTGGCCCAAGCATTCCGCTAGATGCAGCGAATAACGATTTAGCTGATAAAGAGTCGTTAAAGCGTGGCTTTAAATCTTACATTAACTACTGTTTAGGCTGTCACCAGCTTCAGTACCAACGTTACAACCGTACCTTTGCCGATTTAGGTATCAGTGACGAAGAAGGTAAAGCAGAGTGGATGTTCACTGGTGAAAAAGTCGGTGATCACATCACTAATACTATGCCCGCGAAAGAAGCGGCGGCATGGTTTGGTGCTGCGCCACCGGACTTAACGCTTGAAGCGCGTTTCCGTAGCCCTGACTGGATCTACACGTACTTGCGTTCTTTCTACGTTGATGAAGCTCGTCCATTTGGCGTAAACAACAAAGTATTTAAAGACGTTGGTATGCCGCACGTACTGCAAAACTTGCAAGGTATTCGTACGATGGACGAAAACGGCGTGTTATCTGCACCTGTTGGCGGCACCATGACAGAAGCTGAGTACGACGCATTTGCACGTGACTTAACTAACTTCCTTGAGTACGTTGGTGAGCCGAACAAATTAGAGCGTAAAGAATTAGGTAAGTGGGTGATCGGTTTCCTATTTATCCTGTTCATTCTTTCTTACTTCTTGAAGAAAGAATACTGGCGTGACGTTCACTAA
- a CDS encoding Fe(3+) ABC transporter substrate-binding protein, with protein sequence MIKKIIGLTAFAATLVAPVFSASADEVNVYSYRQPFLVEPLFNEFTKESGIKVNVVFAKKGMAERLAREGEHSPADVLLTTDISRLIELQEKGLLQAVNSDVLETAIPSQFQADDNTWFGLTTRVRNIYTAKRLGDMAINYEDLADEKYRGKICTRSGKHPYNVALVSSMIAQHGEAKTLAWLEGVKKNLARKPQGNDRGQVQAIHQGLCDVSLGNSYYFGKMLNDDKQKVWADAVNINFPNQANRGAHVNISGVGVAKYAPNKVAAKALLEFLASDKAQQMYAETNMEYPVRAGVKKSELVASWGEFKSDDLPLETIAKHRKAALKLLDQAKFDL encoded by the coding sequence ATGATCAAAAAAATTATTGGCTTAACGGCCTTTGCTGCAACCTTAGTTGCGCCAGTATTTAGCGCATCAGCAGATGAAGTTAACGTATATTCCTACCGTCAACCTTTCCTTGTCGAGCCTTTGTTTAACGAATTTACCAAAGAGTCGGGTATTAAGGTGAATGTGGTCTTTGCCAAAAAAGGGATGGCTGAGCGCTTAGCGCGTGAAGGCGAGCACAGCCCAGCCGATGTGCTGCTTACTACCGATATTAGCCGTTTAATTGAATTGCAAGAAAAAGGTTTATTGCAAGCGGTTAACTCTGATGTATTGGAAACAGCAATTCCCAGCCAATTCCAAGCGGATGACAATACATGGTTTGGCTTAACGACGCGTGTTCGCAATATCTACACGGCAAAGCGTTTAGGTGATATGGCGATCAACTACGAAGACTTGGCCGATGAAAAATACCGTGGCAAGATTTGTACGCGCAGTGGTAAGCACCCATACAATGTGGCATTAGTATCATCTATGATTGCTCAGCACGGTGAAGCGAAAACACTGGCTTGGTTAGAAGGTGTAAAGAAAAACTTGGCGCGTAAGCCGCAAGGTAATGATCGCGGTCAAGTACAGGCTATTCACCAAGGCCTATGTGACGTTTCATTAGGTAACAGCTACTACTTTGGTAAAATGCTTAACGATGACAAGCAAAAAGTGTGGGCTGATGCCGTGAATATTAACTTCCCGAATCAGGCTAATCGTGGCGCTCACGTCAATATTTCTGGTGTTGGTGTTGCTAAGTACGCACCAAACAAAGTGGCAGCGAAGGCACTCCTTGAGTTCTTAGCGTCTGATAAAGCGCAGCAAATGTATGCCGAAACTAACATGGAATATCCGGTACGTGCCGGTGTAAAGAAATCTGAGCTTGTTGCTTCATGGGGCGAGTTCAAATCAGACGATTTACCGCTGGAAACGATTGCAAAACACCGCAAGGCTGCACTGAAACTACTTGATCAGGCAAAATTTGATTTGTGA
- a CDS encoding sulfite exporter TauE/SafE family protein, producing MTTQDRSPLLTLKFLAPFTVSWLVLVGLSGFPVSQLSEYISFSLLGILGAIFANSTGAGGGVIFIPMFNHLAFSEIQSVATSFAIQCFGMTAGALTWYHHYHKEKRDLVLWQGFKRIILIATLASIAGLWSIYGTGIGSPASLHQSFGWFSLILGLFIVTTVYLVKPKRESSKIQHFDYVAIVAIGYLGGAITAWLSVGVGEVLAIYLILRRFDVTMAVAAAVVVSAFTVWSAIWQHTLISFNVYWQVVLFAGPGAIIGGILAKSLVTYLSARKLKLLFASWLIAIGLTEVF from the coding sequence ATGACCACGCAAGATCGCTCCCCACTTTTGACGCTAAAGTTCTTGGCGCCGTTTACGGTGTCTTGGCTGGTGCTTGTTGGTTTGTCTGGCTTTCCAGTGAGTCAGCTCAGTGAATACATTAGTTTTAGTTTACTTGGCATACTAGGGGCTATTTTTGCTAACTCTACTGGCGCAGGCGGCGGGGTCATTTTTATCCCGATGTTTAATCACCTAGCTTTCTCTGAAATTCAATCAGTTGCTACCAGTTTTGCTATACAGTGCTTTGGCATGACAGCAGGTGCACTGACTTGGTATCACCACTACCACAAAGAGAAGCGCGATTTAGTGCTATGGCAGGGCTTTAAGCGCATCATTCTGATCGCGACACTAGCTTCAATTGCTGGTCTTTGGTCAATTTATGGTACTGGTATTGGCTCGCCGGCCAGTTTGCATCAAAGCTTTGGTTGGTTTTCCCTGATACTCGGCTTGTTTATCGTCACAACGGTTTATTTAGTCAAGCCAAAGCGTGAATCTAGTAAGATACAACACTTTGATTATGTGGCAATTGTCGCTATTGGATATTTGGGCGGTGCCATTACCGCCTGGTTGTCGGTTGGCGTTGGTGAAGTACTGGCAATTTACCTTATTTTGAGACGCTTCGATGTTACTATGGCGGTTGCTGCCGCAGTTGTCGTATCAGCGTTTACCGTGTGGTCAGCCATTTGGCAACATACCTTGATAAGTTTTAACGTGTATTGGCAAGTGGTACTGTTCGCAGGCCCTGGCGCGATTATTGGCGGCATCTTAGCAAAGTCACTCGTCACTTATTTATCGGCACGTAAGCTGAAATTATTATTTGCCTCTTGGTTGATCGCGATCGGGCTGACTGAAGTTTTTTAG
- the rplM gene encoding 50S ribosomal protein L13, translating into MKTFVAKPESIERDWFVVDAENKTLGRIATEIARRLRGKHKPEYTPHADTGDYIVVVNAEKVRVTGNKAKGKIYYSHTEFPGGLKQISFEKLIDKAPERAIEFAVKGMLPKGPLGRQMYRKLKVYAGPEHKHAAQQPQVLEL; encoded by the coding sequence ATGAAAACTTTTGTAGCAAAACCAGAAAGCATCGAACGCGACTGGTTTGTAGTGGACGCTGAGAACAAAACTCTTGGTCGTATCGCTACTGAAATTGCGCGTCGTTTACGCGGTAAGCACAAGCCAGAGTACACTCCTCACGCAGACACAGGCGATTACATCGTTGTTGTTAACGCTGAGAAAGTACGCGTAACAGGTAACAAAGCGAAAGGTAAAATCTACTACTCGCACACTGAGTTCCCTGGTGGTTTGAAGCAAATTAGCTTCGAAAAACTTATCGACAAAGCGCCAGAGCGTGCTATCGAATTCGCAGTTAAAGGTATGCTTCCTAAAGGTCCTTTAGGTCGTCAAATGTACCGTAAGTTAAAAGTGTATGCTGGTCCTGAGCACAAGCATGCTGCACAACAACCACAAGTTTTGGAGCTGTAA